The following proteins are encoded in a genomic region of Paenibacillus sp. FSL R7-0273:
- a CDS encoding helix-turn-helix transcriptional regulator: protein MSHTHRIQWFDQQVRTGRYPNSRSLAEQFEISKRQAQRDIEYMASSLCAPLQYIARERGYCYEDDSFMLPYLYMTDQEKQILKYLAYRYSQYNYENGPEIRRIGHLLGRLTGQQELEPEARLPLFAVNPRSLQMFELLDHAIRSRITVKLIYDGTDGELELCPLRLENHYDADHLIARPADQQAGQPRYYLLSSILQLQLTGQHFADGPDPGSRPETGRRLKPFTARLRLTADPPDGHWYGFPARLHSGDLYEVDFLDTELFIRHLLMTDWLELTGPKWLQDKVAARCRTVLHLLNPEEQQS, encoded by the coding sequence TTGAGCCATACGCACCGCATCCAATGGTTTGACCAGCAGGTGAGAACCGGCCGCTATCCGAACAGCAGATCGCTCGCAGAGCAATTTGAAATCTCCAAGCGCCAGGCTCAGCGGGATATTGAATATATGGCTTCCTCCTTGTGTGCACCGCTGCAGTATATAGCCAGGGAACGCGGCTATTGCTATGAGGATGACAGCTTTATGCTGCCTTATCTGTATATGACTGATCAGGAGAAGCAAATCCTTAAATATCTGGCATACCGCTACAGCCAGTATAATTACGAGAACGGGCCGGAGATACGGCGGATCGGCCATCTGCTGGGCCGCCTGACCGGACAGCAGGAGCTGGAGCCAGAGGCACGGCTGCCACTTTTTGCAGTGAATCCCCGCAGCCTGCAGATGTTCGAGCTGCTGGATCATGCCATCCGGAGCCGGATCACCGTGAAGCTGATCTACGATGGTACAGACGGCGAGCTTGAGCTCTGTCCGCTCAGGCTTGAGAATCACTACGATGCCGACCATCTTATCGCCAGACCGGCGGACCAGCAGGCGGGACAGCCCAGATACTATCTGCTGTCCTCGATTCTTCAGCTGCAGCTGACCGGGCAGCATTTTGCAGACGGGCCTGACCCGGGCTCCCGGCCGGAGACCGGACGCAGGCTGAAGCCGTTCACTGCCCGGCTCCGGCTGACAGCTGACCCGCCGGACGGGCACTGGTACGGCTTCCCGGCGCGGCTTCACAGCGGAGATCTCTACGAGGTGGATTTTCTGGACACAGAGCTGTTTATCCGTCACCTGCTGATGACAGACTGGCTGGAGCTTACCGGCCCCAAATGGCTGCAGGATAAGGTTGCCGCCAGATGCCGGACCGTACTCCATTTACTGAACCCGGAGGAACAACAATCATGA
- a CDS encoding helix-turn-helix domain-containing protein — translation MNYIECLQKTIDYIEERLKEPLSIEECAQYAGFSKFHFHRLFGIHLDVTLMEYVRRRRLGYAMLEVMQGKRILDIALDYGYGSERAFSRAFLQEFGQLPSSCRNAGYILPPKPVLSEQVNPLRGGVTMDYLSEVSIGSLESMDVVSGIKISGNPEEEVIAMVTEWARQNGVAGARQFGFDVPVTDGEQEKGLRGYEYWIAVDQQPSSLNSKLSYKHVEGCKYAVLRITDPFADPFERIPLGWKKLAAWVNSKGYQTSCIQERFWLEEKLEHGNSVSLDLYFPIE, via the coding sequence TTGAACTATATAGAATGTCTGCAGAAAACAATTGATTATATTGAGGAGAGGCTTAAGGAGCCGCTTTCTATTGAAGAATGCGCTCAATATGCCGGATTCTCTAAGTTTCATTTTCACCGGCTGTTTGGCATTCATCTCGATGTCACTCTGATGGAGTATGTCCGCAGAAGGCGGCTGGGGTATGCGATGCTGGAGGTTATGCAGGGAAAAAGAATACTGGATATTGCACTCGATTACGGCTACGGCTCAGAGCGGGCGTTCAGCAGAGCCTTTCTGCAGGAGTTTGGCCAATTGCCCAGCAGCTGCAGGAATGCAGGCTATATTTTGCCGCCAAAGCCGGTATTGAGTGAGCAGGTTAATCCATTACGCGGAGGTGTAACAATGGATTATTTAAGTGAGGTATCTATTGGCAGCCTGGAGTCTATGGATGTTGTGAGCGGAATAAAAATCAGCGGAAATCCAGAGGAGGAAGTCATTGCAATGGTCACGGAGTGGGCCCGTCAAAACGGGGTGGCCGGAGCAAGACAATTCGGGTTCGATGTGCCTGTTACGGACGGAGAGCAGGAAAAGGGGCTGCGCGGCTATGAATACTGGATAGCGGTCGATCAGCAGCCCAGTTCACTGAACTCCAAGCTAAGTTATAAGCATGTGGAAGGCTGTAAATATGCTGTGCTGCGGATTACCGATCCGTTCGCTGATCCATTTGAGCGGATTCCGCTGGGCTGGAAGAAGCTGGCGGCCTGGGTAAACAGCAAGGGGTACCAGACTTCTTGTATCCAAGAGCGTTTTTGGCTTGAAGAAAAGCTTGAGCACGGCAATTCAGTCTCATTGGATCTCTACTTTCCAATCGAATAG
- a CDS encoding DUF4367 domain-containing protein, producing MKKDYMQEFAKAVDDGVHLNNAADWSGTQESLELLELGRALAGQDYSKAHKAAVLAKVQSRTQHKQEAQQMKIKTQWKRPAMVMASLLVAGALSVSLVKPSYAQELLGRVLQSINLGNIIVHEMDTAEMPDFPKELEGKLFDKDGNVITADSKKVDEIYNAAGEQIVNFEGDQLITKSEQEQRDKEAAERIVAVKSRAELDQYAMFKVKLPEYLPEGFAFDRGEFYKSEDGVNGKYLDLFFSSEHKGQDLKMHFRYSDKETAYEMSFDGKVEPVKLNGVDAVMMDDRNLDWEADGVLYNIVSHGLDRAEVLKIAESLR from the coding sequence GTGAAAAAAGACTATATGCAGGAGTTTGCAAAAGCTGTTGATGACGGTGTGCATTTGAACAATGCTGCAGACTGGAGCGGAACGCAGGAATCACTTGAGCTGCTTGAGCTGGGCCGGGCATTGGCCGGACAGGATTACAGCAAGGCTCATAAGGCGGCAGTGCTTGCCAAAGTACAGAGCCGTACCCAACATAAACAGGAGGCACAACAAATGAAAATAAAAACACAGTGGAAACGCCCGGCCATGGTAATGGCATCCCTGCTGGTGGCTGGTGCGCTGAGCGTCAGCCTCGTCAAGCCGTCATATGCCCAGGAGCTTCTCGGCAGAGTGCTGCAGAGCATCAATCTCGGCAACATTATTGTCCATGAGATGGATACGGCCGAGATGCCGGATTTTCCAAAGGAATTGGAGGGCAAGCTGTTCGATAAGGACGGTAACGTAATCACTGCTGATTCAAAAAAAGTTGATGAGATCTATAACGCTGCCGGAGAGCAGATCGTTAATTTTGAAGGGGACCAGCTGATTACCAAAAGCGAACAGGAGCAGCGTGATAAGGAAGCGGCAGAGCGTATAGTGGCCGTGAAGAGCCGGGCGGAACTGGACCAATACGCGATGTTCAAGGTTAAGCTGCCGGAGTATCTGCCGGAGGGATTTGCATTTGACCGGGGGGAATTCTATAAGTCGGAGGATGGCGTTAACGGCAAGTATCTCGATCTGTTCTTTAGCAGTGAGCATAAGGGGCAGGATCTCAAAATGCATTTCCGTTATTCCGACAAGGAAACAGCCTACGAAATGTCTTTCGACGGTAAAGTGGAACCGGTAAAGCTTAATGGTGTTGATGCCGTAATGATGGATGACCGGAATCTGGACTGGGAAGCCGACGGCGTGTTGTACAATATTGTATCTCATGGTCTGGACCGGGCTGAGGTGCTGAAGATCGCCGAATCCCTCCGTTAA
- a CDS encoding MarR family transcriptional regulator, which yields MSTDQQKSQAILGLMDTMAAVQQKSQVFIERITQKETLSQNQLMLLFQLQLAGSLKITEIAERFVVTPGAASSMCDKLEEAGLIQRVRTNEDRRVVNIEITGEGTRRILQLFDRFEAAELHKFTDTLHQINSLMNEITSQ from the coding sequence ATGAGCACGGATCAACAAAAATCACAGGCTATCCTTGGCCTTATGGATACAATGGCTGCCGTTCAGCAGAAATCACAGGTATTCATTGAACGCATCACTCAGAAAGAAACGCTGAGCCAGAATCAGCTCATGCTCCTGTTTCAGCTACAGCTGGCCGGCAGCCTGAAAATAACGGAAATCGCCGAAAGATTTGTTGTCACACCGGGTGCAGCCTCCTCCATGTGTGACAAGCTGGAAGAGGCTGGCCTGATTCAGCGGGTCCGCACGAATGAGGACCGCAGGGTGGTCAACATCGAAATTACCGGTGAAGGCACCCGGCGGATTCTGCAGCTGTTCGACAGGTTTGAGGCCGCCGAGCTGCACAAGTTTACAGATACTCTGCACCAGATCAACAGCCTGATGAATGAAATTACCAGCCAATAA
- a CDS encoding TetR/AcrR family transcriptional regulator, whose product MDKKRGRPRNNEAEAAILAASYELLLETGFGAVTVDKIAERAKVSKATIYKWWPNKAAVVMDGYLSAASARLPVPDTGSVKEDIMIHATNLAVFLRSREGKVITELIGEGQFDAGLAEAYRARFFAPRRQEAHLLLERGVKRGELKAELDIGCSIDLLYGPIFYRLLITGDVLDEAYITTITAAAFEGIRQ is encoded by the coding sequence ATGGATAAAAAAAGAGGACGCCCGCGCAACAATGAAGCAGAGGCTGCGATTCTGGCCGCTTCCTATGAGCTGCTGCTGGAAACAGGGTTTGGTGCGGTAACGGTCGATAAAATCGCTGAACGGGCCAAAGTCAGCAAAGCCACCATTTATAAATGGTGGCCTAATAAAGCGGCTGTTGTTATGGACGGTTATCTCTCTGCCGCTTCGGCGCGGCTACCGGTGCCGGATACCGGCTCTGTTAAAGAGGATATCATGATTCATGCGACCAACCTGGCTGTCTTCCTGCGCAGCCGGGAGGGCAAGGTTATCACCGAGCTGATCGGAGAAGGGCAATTCGATGCCGGGCTTGCCGAGGCTTACCGGGCCCGTTTCTTCGCCCCGCGCCGGCAGGAGGCGCACCTGCTGCTGGAACGAGGAGTTAAGCGGGGGGAGCTAAAGGCTGAGCTGGATATCGGCTGCAGTATTGATTTGCTGTATGGCCCGATTTTTTACAGGCTGCTGATTACAGGGGATGTGCTGGACGAGGCTTATATTACAACGATAACGGCCGCAGCCTTTGAGGGGATCAGACAATAG
- a CDS encoding sigma-70 family RNA polymerase sigma factor: MQERALLQSFWHSRVKEAEPAADISTDRIFTSIFEDYYSRIFNYTAYRVSCRYTAEDLTSQVFEKTWSRLHSYSPDKAPFEVWLFAIARNVVSDHYRSRKRNLFFPLEAVRELVSGKKTPDEQLLEGERNNRLGMALDALSAKERNIVALKFGADLKNTEIASLTGMSESNVGVILYRSMKKLKAEIGSVEQL; this comes from the coding sequence ATGCAAGAGCGCGCATTGCTGCAATCGTTTTGGCACAGTAGAGTGAAGGAAGCAGAGCCTGCTGCAGACATCAGTACGGACAGAATCTTCACTTCCATATTTGAAGACTATTATTCTAGGATATTTAACTATACCGCTTACCGCGTCAGCTGCCGTTATACAGCGGAGGATCTGACCAGCCAGGTTTTTGAAAAAACGTGGTCCAGGCTGCACAGCTACTCCCCGGACAAAGCACCCTTTGAGGTGTGGCTGTTCGCCATCGCCAGAAATGTCGTGAGCGATCATTACCGCAGCCGGAAGAGAAATCTGTTTTTTCCGCTGGAGGCGGTCCGGGAGCTGGTATCGGGCAAAAAAACACCGGACGAGCAGCTGCTGGAAGGGGAGCGCAACAACCGGCTGGGCATGGCACTGGATGCTTTATCAGCCAAAGAGCGGAATATTGTAGCGCTGAAATTCGGTGCAGATCTGAAAAATACAGAGATCGCCAGCCTCACCGGCATGTCCGAGAGCAACGTCGGCGTGATCCTGTACCGGAGCATGAAAAAGCTGAAAGCTGAAATAGGGAGCGTGGAGCAGCTGTGA
- a CDS encoding aspartyl-phosphate phosphatase Spo0E family protein, which translates to MDKLKILSKQIEYERTRLNEMEQTYGLLHPRVIRQSMKLDELINTYTRMDSGGK; encoded by the coding sequence ATGGACAAGCTCAAGATCCTGAGCAAGCAAATAGAGTACGAAAGAACCAGATTAAATGAGATGGAACAGACCTACGGGCTGCTTCATCCGCGTGTAATCAGGCAGTCAATGAAGCTGGACGAATTGATCAATACATATACAAGAATGGATTCCGGGGGAAAATAG
- a CDS encoding MFS transporter gives MNGVSGAGKAAESAAMPGWITFLLAASCGLIVANLYYAQTLIGPIAAATHLSSGAAGLIVTLTQLGYVLGLLFVVPLSDIIENRRLTVISLIVVVAALVAATLARSVVLFLSASLFIGLGSVAAQILVPYASFLAAEEHRGRVVGNVMSGLLLGIMFARPLASFVSGLWGWHAIYAISAVIIALLTLLLSRVLPQRQPVPAMNYGGLIRSLGTLLKNTPVLRRRAIYQASLFGTFSLFWTTISLRLADTYHLSQQGIALFALAGVAGAVASPVAGRLADKGWTRPLTGLAFLLAGGAFLIAYLFRSDSAVTLGLLVAAAILLDMGVSGNLVLGQRAIYSLGNEARGRLNGLFMAIFFIGGAIGSSLGGWAYAYGGWELTSLIGIAVPALAFVYYLTEKKQA, from the coding sequence ATGAACGGAGTGAGCGGGGCGGGAAAGGCTGCGGAAAGCGCAGCAATGCCCGGCTGGATCACTTTTTTGCTGGCAGCCTCCTGCGGGCTTATTGTCGCCAATCTGTATTATGCCCAGACGCTGATCGGACCGATTGCCGCAGCAACGCATCTGTCATCCGGGGCGGCGGGACTTATAGTAACTCTGACTCAGCTCGGTTATGTTCTCGGTCTTTTGTTCGTAGTTCCGCTCAGTGATATTATCGAAAACCGCCGGCTGACCGTAATTTCACTTATCGTTGTTGTTGCGGCGCTGGTTGCGGCTACCCTGGCTCGAAGTGTGGTGCTGTTCCTGAGCGCTTCCTTGTTCATCGGGCTCGGCTCAGTGGCTGCCCAGATTCTTGTGCCGTATGCTTCCTTCCTTGCTGCTGAAGAGCACCGCGGACGGGTGGTAGGCAATGTAATGAGCGGGCTGCTGCTCGGCATCATGTTCGCCCGTCCGCTGGCCAGCTTCGTCTCCGGGCTCTGGGGCTGGCACGCGATCTATGCCATTTCAGCTGTTATCATTGCTCTGCTTACCCTTCTGCTGTCCAGAGTGCTGCCGCAGCGCCAGCCGGTTCCGGCCATGAACTACGGCGGGCTGATCCGCTCTCTGGGAACGCTGCTGAAGAATACGCCTGTGCTGCGCCGCCGGGCCATCTATCAGGCCAGCCTGTTCGGAACGTTCAGCCTGTTCTGGACGACGATTTCCTTGCGGCTGGCTGACACGTACCACCTGTCCCAGCAGGGGATTGCGCTGTTTGCCCTTGCCGGTGTGGCGGGAGCCGTGGCATCTCCGGTTGCCGGGAGACTGGCTGACAAGGGCTGGACCCGTCCGCTGACCGGACTCGCTTTTCTGCTTGCCGGGGGTGCCTTTCTGATTGCGTACCTGTTCCGCAGTGATTCCGCAGTAACGCTCGGCCTGCTTGTTGCCGCTGCTATCCTGCTGGATATGGGCGTGTCGGGCAATCTGGTGCTGGGCCAGCGGGCGATTTACTCGCTTGGCAATGAAGCAAGGGGGCGGCTTAACGGATTGTTTATGGCCATCTTTTTCATTGGCGGAGCGATTGGCTCGTCGCTGGGCGGCTGGGCCTATGCTTACGGGGGCTGGGAATTAACCTCGCTGATCGGGATAGCGGTGCCTGCACTCGCTTTTGTATATTACCTGACCGAGAAGAAGCAGGCGTAA